One window from the genome of Oryza glaberrima chromosome 3, OglaRS2, whole genome shotgun sequence encodes:
- the LOC127765675 gene encoding transcription factor bHLH106-like — translation MFPVEVAAAAAGRMQGEAVVPMMLPPFFMDSGIWPAAAGVVDVAASAEEEAAAAAAAQDRALAASRNHREAEKRRRERIKSHLDRLRAVLACDPKIDKASLLAKAVERVRDLKQRMAGIGEAAPAHLFPTEHDEIVVLASGGGGVGGAGGAAAVFEASVCCDDRSDLLPELIETLRALRLRTLRAEMATLGGRVRNVLVLARDAGGAGEGGDGDDDRAGYSAVSNDGGDFLKEALRALVERPGAAAGDRPKRRRVVSDMNMQAAA, via the exons ATGTTtccggtggaggtggcggcggcggcggcggggaggatgcagggggaggcggtggtgccgATGATGCTGCCGCCCTTCTTCATGGACTCGGGGatctggccggcggcggcgggggtcgTGGATGTCGCCGCGTcggcggaggaagaggcggcggcggcggcggcggcgcaggaccGCGCGCTGGCGGCGTCGCGCAACCACCGCGAGGccgagaagcgccgccgcgAGCGGATCAAGTCGCACCTCgaccgcctccgcgccgtcctCGCATGCGACCCCAAG ATAGACAAGGCGTCGCTGCTGGCGAAGGCGGTGGAGAGGGTGCGCGACCTGAAGCAGCGGATGGCCGGCAtaggcgaggcggcgccggcgcaccTGTTCCCGACGGAGCACGACGAGATCGTGGTGCTcgcgtcgggcggcggcggcgtcggcggcgccggcggcgcggcggcggtgttcgAGGCCTCCGTCTGCTGCGACGACCGCTCCGACCTCCTCCCGGAGCTCATCGAGACGCTGcgcgcgctccgcctccgcaCGCTCCGCGCCGAGATGGCCACCCTCGGCGGCCGCGTCCGCAACGTGCTCGTCCTGgcgcgcgacgccggcggcgccggcgagggcggtgacggcgacgacgaccgcgccGGTTACTCGGCCGTCtccaacgacggcggcgacttccTAAAGGAAGCCCTGAGGGCTCTTGTGGAGcggccgggcgccgccgccggcgaccggccgAAGAGGAGGCGCGTCGTCTCCGACATGAACATGCAAGCTGCAGCCTAG